Genomic segment of candidate division TA06 bacterium:
CAGCAGACCTCAGATGGCGGGTACATCGTCGCAGGTTGGACAGAGTCGTTTGGGCAAGGTATCCGCAGTGTCTATCTGGTCAGAACGGACTCGCTGGGCGACACGCTATGGACTAGGATCCACGGAGGCAAGGGAGAAGACCGGGCAACCTCTGTGCAACTGGCCTCGGATGGAGGTTATATCATCACGGGCTGGACAGGCTCTTTTGGTGCAGGCCTTTTTGATGTATATCTTATCAAGACCGACGAGAATGGACTGGTGGGGGTCGACAACCCAAGGTCTCTTAAGGAAGGTGTGCTGGCCGAACTGGATACGCTGAAGCCACAGTCAAAGGGGTTGGCAAAGAAGCTAAAGAAGGCAAAGAAGCACATAGAAAAGAGTCTGGAGGAGAAGCGATGGCTTGATGACACTCACCTGCACTCTAAACACGGGAAGAAAGTTTTCTACGAAGAGAAAAAAGCTGTGAAGGAGATAAAGAAACTATGCAAGAAGGGAGATTTTCCTGGTGAACTGTGTGAGAGATTGATAAGCATGCTTGTCGGGGCGGACAGCATCTTGGCCAGGGTGGCAATTGATGATGCGATTGCTGCCGGCGGCAAGGAGAAGGAAATACAGAAGGCAGAGAAGGAAATGGCCAAGGCTGAGAAGGACAAGAACAAAGGTAAG
This window contains:
- a CDS encoding T9SS type A sorting domain-containing protein; amino-acid sequence: QQTSDGGYIVAGWTESFGQGIRSVYLVRTDSLGDTLWTRIHGGKGEDRATSVQLASDGGYIITGWTGSFGAGLFDVYLIKTDENGLVGVDNPRSLKEGVLAELDTLKPQSKGLAKKLKKAKKHIEKSLEEKRWLDDTHLHSKHGKKVFYEEKKAVKEIKKLCKKGDFPGELCERLISMLVGADSILARVAIDDAIAAGGKEKEIQKAEKEMAKAEKDKNKGKYEKAIDHYNHAWEHAQKAMKKHKKQNQMMDETRSRSATVLLQNHPNPCREFTIINYQLPEPGHTTLRVYDTSGRLVGTLVDGSREAGHHIARWDGRDGSGNLAPSGVYFFQIKAGDYTAARKLLLVR